A part of Odontesthes bonariensis isolate fOdoBon6 chromosome 23, fOdoBon6.hap1, whole genome shotgun sequence genomic DNA contains:
- the vps25 gene encoding vacuolar protein-sorting-associated protein 25, giving the protein MSFEWPWQYNFPPFFTLQPNVDTRQKQLAAWCSLALSYCRHHKLYTLDVMEAQESPVFNNKKIERKLSMEAIQVVFEELRKKGNLEWLDKSKSRCLVMWRRPEEWGKLIYQWVSKNGMLNSVFTLYELANGDDAEGEEFHGLEEWMLLRSLQALQTEGKAEIFTMDDGKGVKFF; this is encoded by the exons ATGAGTTTTGAGTGGCCCTGGCAATATAATTTCCCACCGTTTTTTAC ACTACAGCCTAATGTTGACACAAGGCAGAAGCAGCTGGCGGCCTGGTGTTCCCTGGCTCTGTCGTACTGCCGGCATCACAAGCTCTACACCCTGGACGTCATGGAGGCGCAGGAAAGCCCTGTATTCAACAACAAGAAGATAGAAC GAAAACTGTCGATGGAAGCAATTCAGGTTGTGTTTGAGGAATTGAGGAAAAAAG GGAACCTGGAATGGTTGGACAAAAGCAAGTCTCGGTGTTTAGTAATGTGGAGACGACCGGAGGAATGGGGCAAGTTGATATACCAGTGG GTTTCCAAAAACGGCATGCTCAACTCTGTTTTTACACTTTACGAGCTGGCGAATGGCGATGACGCAGAAGGTGAAG AGTTCCATGGTTTAGAAGAGTGGATGCTGCTGCGCTCATTACAGGCTTTACAGACGGAGGGCAAAGCAGAGATCTTCACCATGGATGACGGAAAAGGTGTCAAATTCTTCTGA